One window of Trichoderma breve strain T069 chromosome 3, whole genome shotgun sequence genomic DNA carries:
- a CDS encoding polyketide cyclase / dehydrase and lipid transport domain-containing protein: MSPILSVSTKIEIAASPAAVRSVFLDFARYTQWKPGWIIQPVDANKQPLDLKPGDGLKVSMDGKAHNPVVVENSPKSFQWEGSLFGLGKGVHQFHFEPSETNPGGTTFTQGEDFRGLLITLSSPWWSGRKFDMDPWDKFNADLKNEVEKSSN; the protein is encoded by the exons ATGAGCCCTATACTGAGCGTGTCTACAAAAATTGAGATCGCGGCGtctccagctgctgtccGATCAGTG TTCCTAGACTTTGCCCGATACACGCAATGGAAGCCAGGCTGGATCATTCAGCCGGTTGACGCTAACAAGCAGCCACTCGACCTGAAacctggtgatggcctcaaaGTCAGCATGGACGGAAAGGCTCATAACCCAGTGGTAGTG GAAAACTCGCCCAAATCTTTCCAATGGGAAGGATCACTGTTTGGGCTTGGAAAAGGCGTCCATCAGTTTCACTTTGAACCAAGCGAAACGAATCCAGGAGGCACCACGTTTACACAAGGAGAGGACTTTCGAGGACTCCTGATCACACTCTCCTCGCCATGGTGGAGTGGAAGGAAGTTTGACATGGACCCTTGGGATAAATTCAATGCCGATCTGAAGAACGAGGTGGAGAAGTCTTCGAACTAG
- a CDS encoding eukaryotic aspartyl protease domain-containing protein encodes MPGVRNISASLLLAGQAAVNILPDNVFNVPLTRIMNLEYYGMEFEVGNPPQRSFLKIDTGSPTIGFISPRSNMCLRPEHPCDPLGTYDNLTSSTAVVAFPGSYPNYNDGLLDGGRGIFVNDTLRFAGVCVDDFVLGSTDSFNLDVRLSQSNPFAGIMGLNALCFGSQCDVYPTLVQQLSDRDILKTRAFSIYLGQDEPHATGHLLLGGVDEGKRDGPVFTQKLDSPWEVEYSSFTLDKDGEKTVWPIEPGNTVSWDTGAAYFGLPTAVFNAVAAVLELPANVTSTQDPYEVDCKHRDIVDTVLEVGFPGNGTIKIPVGRLVTTLDSGKCVTYALNGIGGPGETDIATNFGAPFLRSVYATYNLDTLELTYSQVKYTDEERIVAIPAAN; translated from the coding sequence ATGCCTGGTGTCAGAAACATCTCAGCATCTTTACTGCTTGCCGGCCAAGCCGCTGTCAACATCCTGCCGGACAATGTATTCAACGTTCCCTTGACGCGGATCATGAACCTGGAGTATTACGGCATGGAGTTCGAAGTTGGCAATCCTCCTCAGCGGTCTTTTCTCAAAATCGACACCGGCAGTCCCACGATTGGCTTTATCTCACCGCGGAGCAACATGTGCCTGCGTCCGGAGCATCCGTGTGATCCTCTGGGAACTTACGATAACCTCACTTCGTCAACAGCGGTGGTGGCATTCCCAGGCAGCTATCCCAACTACAACGATGGACTGCTGGACGGCGGCAGAGGTATCTTTGTCAATGACACGCTTCGATTTGCAGGCGTTTGCGTTGATGATTTTGTTCTTGGCTCGACCGATAGCTTCAACCTCGATGTTCGGCTGTCGCAGTCCAACCCGTTTGCAGGTATCATGGGCTTGAACGCTTTGTGTTTCGGGTCCCAGTGCGACGTCTACCCGACTTTGGTTCAACAGCTTTCGGACCGTGACATTTTGAAGACTCGTGCGTTTAGCATCTACCTAGGCCAGGATGAACCGCACGCAactggccatcttctcctgggTGGTGTGGACGAAGGTAAGAGGGATGGGCCCGTCTTTACACAGAAATTAGATTCGCCATGGGAGGTTGAGTATTCGTCCTTTACACTGGACAAGGACGGAGAGAAGACGGTGTGGCCTATAGAGCCCGGAAACACAGTCAGTTGGGACACGGGTGCGGCCTATTTTGGTCTGCCCACGGCTGTGTTCAACGCTGTTGCTGCCGTTCTTGAGCTTCCTGCAAACGTTACTTCGACTCAGGATCCGTATGAGGTGGACTGCAAGCACCGCGACATTGTTGACACAGTCCTTGAAGTCGGATTCCCAGGCAATGGAACCATCAAGATACCCGTGGGCCGCCTGGTCACGACGCTCGACTCAGGCAAATGTGTCACTTATGCGCTGAATGGAATTGGTGGCCCTGGGGAGACGGATATTGCGACCAACTTTGGAGCGCCTTTCCTTCGCAGTGTTTATGCAACTTACAACCTGGACACTCTGGAGCTGACTTATAGCCAGGTGAAGTATACAGATGAGGAGCGGATTGTGGCGATTCCCGCAGCTAATTAG